The Roseisolibacter agri genome contains the following window.
CACGACGACGAGGCCACCCGGCACCGGGGGCCTCGTCGTCGTCGTTTCAGGGGCGCGGGACCACCGGCGCCGCCGTCAGTCGGAACTCGAAGGGCTGCTGCACAAGCTGCCGCACCTTCCGCCCGCCGACCTCCGCGGGCTGGAAGCGCATGAGCAGCACGGCGTCGCGTACCGCGCCGACGAACTCGAGGTTCGTGTAGCGCAGCACGCGGAACGACGTCGGCTCGGGGCGGCCGGTGGTGTCGACCACGAACTGCGCCAGCACCTCGCCCTCGATGTTGCTGGCGCGCATGGTGGGCGGGTACTGCGGCCCCACCGTGCCGCGCAGCGGCCGCACCGGCTTCTCCACCTGGAACTCGAAGAGCGCGCGCTGCTGGGGCACCTCCACCAGGAACTCGCGCTGCAGCACCGCGTCCATCGCCAGGTCGAACGAGTCGCTCACCACGTGCACGTCCTCGCGCACGCGCAGCGTCAGCTGGTAGCGGCCCGCTCCGGGGAGCAGCAGCGAGAAGACGCCGTCGGCCCCCGTCTTCATCGCGACCACGCTGTCGCGCGCCAGCTCCGCGCGCACGTCGACGCCGGCCAGCGGCGCGCGCGTCCGCGCCTCGACCACGCGCCCCATCACCACCTGGGCGGCGGCCACGCCCGGGCAGAGCGCGGCGAGGAGGAGGAGCGGCGGGAGGGCGGGGATCCGGGGCATCGGCGCAAGGGAGGCGGGTGGCCGACAAGGTGAGCCGTCGCGGCCCGGGCCGCCAGCGTAGCGTCGCGTCACGCTGCGCAGGGATGGCGCGCCCGGCCGTTCGATCGCACTCTCCGCGCACCCACCCGTGGAGAGGAGGCCATGAGCCGAGCGGACTGGCTCCGCGCGATGCCGATGATCGTCCAGGCGCTCGTCGGGCTCGGCGTGGGCGTGTGGACCACGTGGGCCGGGCTGCGCGGCATCCGCCGCCGCCCCGAGCACCCCATCGACGGCGTCGCGTGGGAGGAGCGCCCGCTCCCCATCCGGCAGCAGGACGCGATGGTCGGCGCCTTCATCGGGCTGCACGGCGCGGGACACGGCGCGCTGGCCGTCCTCGCGCTCGTGGACGCGATGCGCGGCCCCGATCCGTCGTCGGTGCCGCCCGGCGTGTCCCCCACCGTCGTCTTCTGGGTGGGCATGCTCGGCCTCCTCGTCGCGTGGGTGCTGGCCGGCGTCACGCTCGGCTTCCCGCTCGTCTATCGGCGCACCGCGCTCGTGCCGGTGCGCTTCGGGCCGTACGGCTTCCAGCACGGCGCGCGCGTCGTGGGATGGGAGGGGTTCAGCCACTTCGCGGTCGACCTGCCGGGTCGCGTGATCCGCGCGTACGGCGCGCGCATGCCGGACGTCGCGAAGGGCGTCTGGCATCCGCCCACGGAGGCGCTGTGTGCGCAGGCGGCGGCGGTCCTCGACGGCGTGCTCCCGCGCGCGCACACGCCGCGGCCGGGCGCGCCCGCGGCGCCGCATCGCTGGGCGCCGGTAGCGTGGCTGCTGGCGGGGATGGCGCCACTGCTGCTGGGCGGCGTGCTGCTCGCGGGCCACTGGTGGAGCGGCGCCTACTTCGCGGCGGCGGCGGTCGCGACGATGCAGCTGGGGAACTCGGTGCTGCACCACTTCGGGCTGGATTGACGCGGAGGACAGGTCCGTGAGGGAATCCGAGGCCGGCGCTCCGCCCCGAAGCTCCGCTGACGGCGTACGGCCCCGTCACCGAGACGAGTAGACGATTCGCGGCGGAACCGTTCGTCGGGCCATGCACGCTGAGACTGCAACGGCGGTGCGTCTCGACTCGCGCCGCTCTTCACGTGCCCGAAGGATTCACCTTGTCGATCTCATGCCAGAACAGTTGGGGGCTCGTGGGGTTCTCCGTCTCCTCCGCGCTCATCAGCGAGTCGGGGACATCATTGTGCGACAGGCCCAGCGCGTGGCCGACCTCGTGCGCCAGCACGTAGACGCTCGATCCATCCGCCAGAAACACCAGCGCGGTCGGCTCGTTCGTGACCCCCAGCTGCCGCCCTGCGAGCCTCCAGCTGAAGATCACGCGGACGTTGTTGGCGATCAGCAGCAGTTCGTCCGTCGGAAGGAAATGAAGGATGCGGTCTCGCCGCTCCTTCGTCACGTCGAGCGGGATTCCCAGGTCATCGCTCACCGTGAGCGTACGCGGAGCGAACTTGGGAGCCAGCTGCACGTTCGCCTGCTGGAGATACAGCTTCCCGACCGCTCCCATCATGCGCTGCGCATCCGGGATGGAGCGCACGGTCGAATGCTGGCGATCCTGCAGGAGCAGGATCGAATATGTTCGCACTCGCCGCTCCTTCACGCTCACCGTGAGGTGCGCGAGCGCATGACCGCGGCGGCTCTCGACGACGACCTGTGTGCGCCCCACCGAATGGCCAACCAGCGGGAACTGATAGTGCTCATCGCCCCAGAGGCTGATGCGCTCCTGGCATGCCACTGACACGATTTGGTCGTGGAGACTTCGGACGAAGCAGTCCTGATGTGGCGTTCGGATTCCGACGAGACGCGCTTCCTTGACGGGCACCATCTGGTATGGACCGGACTTCGAGTCGTGCCCGTCGAAGCCGTGGAATGCCATCGGTGTGAAGAACACGGCGGCCATACCGTAGCTCCTCCGTTGAACTGACGGTGGCCCAGGGCAGTCGACTTCCACGGTCGCCGCCGGGCGACGCATCCACTCTTGTCCTGCAGTCGTGATCGCACAAGGCCGCGCGACCGGGAGTGTGCGCACTCGAAGGTCGGCGGCATGCAGAGCGGTCCATGTCATTCGCTGCCGCGGCACGCGACTGCGGGGGGTCTCGGGCGGATTTTGCCCGTCGCCCTCGCCCTCGCGATGCGGTGCTGGCGCCAAGCGGGAACGGCCTCCACTATGGGGCGCCCGCCACGCGCCCCCGAGCCGCTCCGACGCCGGGGCTGGGTGCCAGTGGGCCCCGCCGTTTCGCCACTGCGCCGACGGGCTACCCCTCGCGCGACTGCGCCACGTGATCCTCGCGAAGCACGCCGAGTGCGAGAGCCGTCGCGTGGTGCGCGAGATCCTGGCCAAACGCGCGCGCACACCCTGAAGGCAGCGCTCCGCTAGATCGCACGACGGCACGGAAGACCACCCCGGTTCGGAGGCGACGCCGCCTTCGTCGGGCGGTTTGACCCGCAGCTTGGTCGCATGCCACGGATGGCGTCGTCCGTTGCACCTTCACTCTCGCACGTCCCTTCGCGCTCGGCGCCCCGGATCCCGGCGCTCGACGGCCTGCGTGGCGTGGCAATCCTCCTGGTGCTCGCCAATCACACGATTGCTCAGCTCGGGGATACGCTGCTCGGAGCTCGCCTCATCGCGGTCACCCGAGTGGGATGGCTGGGCGTCGACCTCTTCTTCGTGCTCAGCGGGTTCCTCATCACGGGGATCCTGCTCGACGGGCGCGGCGCGCCGGGCGCGCTGCGGCGGTTCTACGCGCGCCGCGCGCGCCGCATCTGGCCGCTCTACCTGCTCGTGCTCGCGATCCTCACGAGCATCGCGTTGTGGACGACGTGGGCCGCCGACGTGGAGCGCGCCGCGTTCCGCGACGCCGCGCCGTGGCTCTGGACGCATACGGTGAACTGGTATCACGCCCGGCCGTTCCCGACCTACCACAATCCGCTCGGCATCGCGGGCTACTGGTCGCTGGCCGTCGAGGAGCAGTTCTACCTCGCGTGGCCGCTCCTGCTCCTCGCAGTGCGGCGCGCGTGGGTGGGAGGGCTCTGCCTCGCGATCGCGGCTGCGAGTCTCGCGCTGCGCAGTGGATTGCTGGTGAGCGGCATGTCGGCCGGCGCCACCTACATGATGACCGTGACGCGACTCGACGGCCTCGCACTGGGCGGATGGTTGGCGGTGTGCGCGCGCGACGCCGCCCGGTGGGCGGCACTGCGGTCGCTCGCGAGGCCACTCATCGTCTCTCCGATGCGCGGTGCGCTGGCCTTCCTCGCCCTCGCGGCCATCGCGTGGGCGCTGGATCCCAGCATGCGCGCGGGCGCGGCTCCCGTGCAGCTCATCGTGATTCCTGCCGGCAACCTGGTGGCCGGGTGGGCGCTGGTGGCCGCGGCGACGGCCCCGGCGGGCTCGCCGCTCGCGCGAAGGCTCACCTGGGCGCCGCTGCGCTGGGCAGGCACCGTGAGCTACGGGCTGTACCTGCTCCACGGGCCGGTCCTCTACTTCGTCGACGAGGTCGCGACGCGCGTGGTGCTCGACATGCCGCGGCTGGTGCAGTTCCTCGCCGCCCTCGGGCTCACCGCCGTGCTCGCGGCTGCGTCCTGGCGATGGTGGGAAGGGCCCTGGCTGCGCGATCCGTCGGTGGAGCGCGGCCGCGCGCAGCCGCAGATCGTCGCGCCGTGACCCCGCCATGAAGCGCTCGTTGTGGCCCGCACCGCGGCGTGTCGGGATCGCCCTGCTGCTCGCTGCCCTCGCGTTCTCCATCATGGCGAACGTGAAGCTCTGGCGGCTCGTGAATGGCCTCGAGCGCGCCGCCGCGCGCCAGGCGCTGGACCCGATCGGCCTCGAGGTCTTCGCGTCCGATCGAGCGGCGGCGACGCGTCCCGCGGGACGCCGCCTCGTCATGTTCGGCGACTCGCGCGTGGTCACGTGGCCCGTCCTGGTCGTACCCGGGCTCGAGTACGTCAACCGCGGCATCGGCGGCCAGAGCACCGCGCAGCTGGTGCTCCGCTACCCGGTGGACGTCGCGCCCCTGCAGCCATCCGTGGTGCTTGTCCAGGCGGGCGTGAACGATCTCACGAAGCTGGCGCAGTTCCCTGAGGAGCGTGCGAGCATACTGCGCCAGTGCAAGGCGAACCTTGCCAGACTCGTGACGCTCGCGCGGGCAGACAGCTCCAGGGTGCTCCTGACGACCATCTTCCCGCGCTCGAGCGCGGCGCGTGGCGGCCGCGCGGCCCCGGTGGACGCGGCGATCGCCGAGGTGAACGCGTACATCCGCACGTTGGCGGGGCCGGGCGTGCGCGTGCTTGACGTCGTGCCGTTGCTCGTGGGTCCGGATGGCGGGGTCCGTCCCGAGTTCGCGGACGACAGCGTGCACCTGAACGCGGCAGGGTATGAGGCGATCTCGCGATCGGTGCTGCAGGAGCTTGAGCTCCTGAAGGCAGACCTGGCCGCCGCACCCACCGGCACTCCGGAGGT
Protein-coding sequences here:
- a CDS encoding TonB family protein translates to MPRIPALPPLLLLAALCPGVAAAQVVMGRVVEARTRAPLAGVDVRAELARDSVVAMKTGADGVFSLLLPGAGRYQLTLRVREDVHVVSDSFDLAMDAVLQREFLVEVPQQRALFEFQVEKPVRPLRGTVGPQYPPTMRASNIEGEVLAQFVVDTTGRPEPTSFRVLRYTNLEFVGAVRDAVLLMRFQPAEVGGRKVRQLVQQPFEFRLTAAPVVPRP
- a CDS encoding matrixin family metalloprotease, which codes for MAAVFFTPMAFHGFDGHDSKSGPYQMVPVKEARLVGIRTPHQDCFVRSLHDQIVSVACQERISLWGDEHYQFPLVGHSVGRTQVVVESRRGHALAHLTVSVKERRVRTYSILLLQDRQHSTVRSIPDAQRMMGAVGKLYLQQANVQLAPKFAPRTLTVSDDLGIPLDVTKERRDRILHFLPTDELLLIANNVRVIFSWRLAGRQLGVTNEPTALVFLADGSSVYVLAHEVGHALGLSHNDVPDSLMSAEETENPTSPQLFWHEIDKVNPSGT
- a CDS encoding SGNH/GDSL hydrolase family protein; its protein translation is MKRSLWPAPRRVGIALLLAALAFSIMANVKLWRLVNGLERAAARQALDPIGLEVFASDRAAATRPAGRRLVMFGDSRVVTWPVLVVPGLEYVNRGIGGQSTAQLVLRYPVDVAPLQPSVVLVQAGVNDLTKLAQFPEERASILRQCKANLARLVTLARADSSRVLLTTIFPRSSAARGGRAAPVDAAIAEVNAYIRTLAGPGVRVLDVVPLLVGPDGGVRPEFADDSVHLNAAGYEAISRSVLQELELLKADLAAAPTGTPEVP
- a CDS encoding acyltransferase family protein, whose translation is MASSVAPSLSHVPSRSAPRIPALDGLRGVAILLVLANHTIAQLGDTLLGARLIAVTRVGWLGVDLFFVLSGFLITGILLDGRGAPGALRRFYARRARRIWPLYLLVLAILTSIALWTTWAADVERAAFRDAAPWLWTHTVNWYHARPFPTYHNPLGIAGYWSLAVEEQFYLAWPLLLLAVRRAWVGGLCLAIAAASLALRSGLLVSGMSAGATYMMTVTRLDGLALGGWLAVCARDAARWAALRSLARPLIVSPMRGALAFLALAAIAWALDPSMRAGAAPVQLIVIPAGNLVAGWALVAAATAPAGSPLARRLTWAPLRWAGTVSYGLYLLHGPVLYFVDEVATRVVLDMPRLVQFLAALGLTAVLAAASWRWWEGPWLRDPSVERGRAQPQIVAP